A genomic segment from Neodiprion lecontei isolate iyNeoLeco1 chromosome 1, iyNeoLeco1.1, whole genome shotgun sequence encodes:
- the LOC107227833 gene encoding putative nuclease HARBI1: MANMQDMFNFYDQIEEMNNMIEVVAMVNVGPNDEDEGEVQRAPKRYIRDGQNPFEFYSEQEFKRRFRFSKDGIMYGILPRIEAALVSANNRGLPIPPVMQLLICLRFYATASFQLVNGDLMTISQSTVSRIIHRVSAQIASLIHAIIKFPSTEAAMIANRDLFRQLGARREGIGLPGVDGAIDCTHIRLCHTKFADLQEVYRNRKGYFSLNVQAVVGPNMEFLDVVPEWPGSNHDSRIFQNSRIYMRYHERQLTGTLVGDAGYPCLPFLLTPLANPITDAQQRYNNVQSRTRQIVERTFGVWKRRFPCLSRGLGTKLLCSTTIVVACAVLHNLSLTLDNALPEDNRIEEEEADELPPQAPHWQPGEGFAIREALIERLFI; encoded by the exons ATGGCGAATATgcaagatatgtttaatttctACGATCAGAtcgaagaaatgaataatatgatTGAGGTGGTTGCAATGGTCAACGTTGGGCCGAATGACGAAGACGAGGGTGAAGTACAGCGAGCTCCGAAGAGATACATCAGAGATGGTCAAAACCCGTTCGAGTTTTATTCCGAGCAGGAGTTCAAACGGCGATTCCGATTTTCAAAGGATGGTATTATGTACGGAATACTACCTAGAATTGAAGCTGCCTTAGTCAGTGCCAATAATCGTGGTCTACCAATTCCACCTGTCATGCAATTATTAATATGTCTACGATTTTACGCTACCGCTAGCTTTCAA CTCGTCAACGGAGATCTGATGACTATATCGCAGTCTACAGTATCGAGGATAATACACAGAGTATCGGCTCAAATTGCATCATTGATTCACgcaattatcaaatttcctaGTACGGAAGCTGCTATGATCGCAAACAGAGATCTATTCAGACAACTTGGTGCACGCAGGGAGGGTATCGGTTTACCTGGCGTTGATGGCGCTATCGACTGCACTCACATTCGATTATGTCATACGAAATTTGCAGACCTGCAGGAGGTTTATAGGAATCGTAAGGGATATTTTTCCCTCAATGTACAG GCAGTTGTCGGACCCAATATGGAATTCTTGGATGTGGTTCCGGAATGGCCTGGAAGTAACCATGACAGTCGaatattccaaaattcacGAATTTACATGCGGTATCATGAGAGACAACTTACTGGAACCCTGGTTGGAGATGCCGGCTATCCGTGCTTGCCATTTCTGCTGACTCCACTGGCAAATCCAATTACAGATGCTCAACAAAG GTATAACAACGTACAAAGCAGAACAAGgcaaattgttgaaagaaCATTTGGAGTTTGGAAGCGACGTTTTCCTTGCCTATCCCGAGGTTTGGGAACCAAATTGTTGTGCTCTACCACAATTGTTGTAGCTTGTGCCGTACTACACAATTTATCACTAACATTGGATAATGCTCTTCCGGAAGATAATCGcatcgaagaagaagaagcggatGAATTGCCACCTCAAGCACCGCATTGGCAGCCTGGAGAGGGTTTTGCAATACGCGAAGCTCTAATCGAACGgttattcatttaa
- the LOC107227832 gene encoding uncharacterized protein LOC107227832 isoform X2, protein MAPKGKSGKHYTAVDKKIFLEILKKYKNIVEQKKSDAGSLREKESAWNEIAEKFNGVLQISETRTVPQLKKLWSNMKQSQRDALTQEKQARMATGGGPEIPEAQVDPDIAAIVPHLMTLAPTEFSSNIIPGEQAIAMGSVLENDDDSLFEFQDVEYLLDASIDRPPTEPIPSCSSGIPVQTCKKMRVKGTTFDLQSSKEQL, encoded by the exons ATGGCTCCGAAAGGCAAAAGCGGCAAGCATTACACTGcggttgataaaaaaatatttttagaaattttgaaaaaatataaaaatattgttgagCAAAAAAAGAGTGACGCAGGATCTCTCCGTGAGAAAGAGTCAGCATGGAATGAAAttgctgaaaaattcaacggtGTACTACAAATCAGTGAGACG AGAACAGTGCCACAACTTAAAAAGCTGTGGTCTAACATGAAACAGAGCCAGCGGGATGCTTTGACCCAGGAAAAGCAAGCACGTATGGCTACTGGGGGTGGTCCGGAGATTCCAGAGGCACAGGTAGACCCTGACATTGCAGCAATTGTGCCGCATTTAATGACTCTTGCCCCGACCGAGTTCAGTTCCAATATTATTCCGGGGGAGCAAGCAATAGCCATGG GTAGCGTTCTGGAGAATGACGATGATTcactttttgaatttcaagatGTCGAATACTTGTTAGACGCGTCAATTGATAGACCACCGACGGAGCCTATTCCAAGCTGTTCATCAG GAATCCCGGTGCAgacttgcaaaaaaatgcGCGTGAAAGGGACAACCTTTGATCTTCAAAGTTCAAAAGAGCAACTTTAG
- the LOC107225702 gene encoding microspherule protein 1 — MDISSSSNINVSGISHDTDGFLTLPVESPNSDALGIKRRSSSRTIKRRKFDDELVETTFNLQPPTAATKSNSRSRTVSMSGGPLDLLPSPTLPSPIPIPATITQSDRCNRRPSRPSGSTGPGRKNKKNKNHPHSINATKDLGRWKPTDDLALITGVQQTNDLRMVHRGTKFSCRFTLQEIQQRWYALLYDSAVSRVAVQAMRNLHPELIATVQARTLYSKAEEDLLGTVKSSSQPTLETFQELLEVNAQTFYPARTAKALMAHWQLMKQYHLLPDQTVQSLPRGEHVLNFSDAEDMINDSELVEQKDEMIDAELAMADRKNKKEIRMLENELGRWQVLVDSVTGINPPDFDNQTLAILRGRLVRYLMRSREITVGRSTKDHSVDVDLTLEGPAWKVSRRQGTIRLRNNGDFFLSSEGKRPIFVDSRPILAGNKMKLNNNSVVEIAGLRFIFLINQELISVIRQEAAKLNLNP; from the exons ATGGATATCTCGTCTTCTTCGAATATTAATGTTTCTGGTATTTCGCATGATACTGATGGATTTTTAACCCTTCCCGTAGAATCTCCAAATTCTGACGCTTTAGGAATAAAACGCAGAAG TTCTTCGCGGACGATAAAACGTCGAAAATTTGACGACGAATTGGTTGAAACCACATTCAATCTCCAACCTCCCACAGCAGCAACAAAATCTAATTCACGATCAAGAACTGTATCTATGTCTGGTGGACCGCTAGATCTGTTGCCATCCCCTACGCTACCTAGTCCCATTCCAATCCCAGCAACAATAACCCAGTCAGACAGATGTAATCGACGTCCTAGTAGGCCCAGTGGTTCTACAGGTCCTggtagaaaaaataagaagaacaaaaatcaTCCACATTCAATTAATGCAACCAAAGACTTAGGCAGATGGAAACCAACGGATGATTTGGCTTTGATAACTGGTGTTCAGCAGACAAATGATTTGAgaatg gtCCATCGAGGCACCAAGTTTTCTTGCCGTTTCACATTACAGGAAATACAGCAACGGTGGTATGCACTGTTATATGACAGTGCGGTGTCTAGAGTAGCTGTTCAAGCAATGCGTAATTTGCATCCAGAATTAATTGCCACAGTTCAAGCTAGGACACTTTACAGCAAAGCCGAAGAAGATCTTTTGGGAACAGTGAAATCT agttctcaacCAACGTTGGAAACGTTTCAGGAACTTTTAGAAGTAAATGCTCAAACATTCTACCCTGCACGAACAGCCAAAGCTTTGATGGCACATTGGCAGCTTATGAAACAGTATCACTTATTACCCGATCAAACAGTTCAAAGTTTGCCCCGTGGTGAGCACGTGTTGAATTTCTCTGACGCAGAAGATATGATAAACGATTCTGAACTTGTTGAACAAAAGGATGAAATGATCGATGCAGAATTAGCCATGGCcgacagaaaaaataaaaaagagatCCGAATGTTGGAAAACGAGCTTGGTAGATGGCAAGTTCTTGTCGATAGTGTGACGGGCATCAACCCTCCAGATTTTGATAATCAAACTTTAGCCATATTAAGAGGAAGGCTCGTTAGATATCTTATGAGATCGCGAGAG atCACTGTGGGTCGTTCAACAAAGGATCACAGCGTTGATGTTGATTTAACCTTAGAAGGTCCAGCCTGGAAAGTATCCAGACGTCAGGGCACCATACGTTTGAGAAACAATGGTGATTTCTTTCTATCTTCTGAAGGAAAGAGGCCAATTTTTGTCGATAGCAGACCCATTTTAGCTGGGAATAAAATGAagcttaataataatagcgTTGTAGAG ATTGCAGGCCTgcgtttcatatttttgataaaCCAAGAATTGATATCCGTAATACGTCAAGAGGCTGCTAAATTGAACCTAAACCCTTAA
- the LOC124292623 gene encoding uncharacterized protein LOC124292623 isoform X1: MAPKGKSGKHYTAVDKKIFLEILKKYKNIVEQKKSDAGSLREKESAWNEIAEKFNGVLQISETRTVPQLKKLWSNMKQSQRDALTQEKQARMATGGGPEIPEAQVDPDIAAIVPHLMTLAPTEFSSNIIPGEQAIAMGSVLENDDDSLFEFQDVEYLLDASIDRPPTEPIPSCSSGIPVQTCKKMRAAAKRSRSESSSHFSASKSIAQKAMEEAVTQRLDALSAEDRELFQMKKDREQRMSKLMEDNENDIHLLKVQHLLRIQELEIRKATAEAELAEFKLARERDNL, encoded by the exons ATGGCTCCGAAAGGCAAAAGCGGCAAGCATTACACTGcggttgataaaaaaatatttttagaaattttgaaaaaatataaaaatattgttgagCAAAAAAAGAGTGACGCAGGATCTCTCCGTGAGAAAGAGTCAGCATGGAATGAAAttgctgaaaaattcaacggtGTACTACAAATCAGTGAGACG AGAACAGTGCCACAACTTAAAAAGCTGTGGTCTAACATGAAACAGAGCCAGCGGGATGCTTTGACCCAGGAAAAGCAAGCACGTATGGCTACTGGGGGTGGTCCGGAGATTCCAGAGGCACAGGTAGACCCTGACATTGCAGCAATTGTGCCGCATTTAATGACTCTTGCCCCGACCGAGTTCAGTTCCAATATTATTCCGGGGGAGCAAGCAATAGCCATGG GTAGCGTTCTGGAGAATGACGATGATTcactttttgaatttcaagatGTCGAATACTTGTTAGACGCGTCAATTGATAGACCACCGACGGAGCCTATTCCAAGCTGTTCATCAG GAATCCCGGTGCAgacttgcaaaaaaatgcGTGCGGCGGCAAAGCGAAGTCGGTCAGAATCATCGAGCCATTTTTCAGCGTCAAAATCTATAGCTCAGAAGGCGATGGAAGAAGCTGTGACTCAGAGACTAGACGCTCTCTCAGCTGAGGACAGAGAGCTCTTTCAGATGAAGAAAGACCGTGAGCAAAGAATGTCAAAATTAATGGAAGATAACGAAAACGACATTCATCTGCTGAAAGTTCAACACCTTTTACGAATTCAAGAACTTGAAATCAGGAAAGCCACAGCAGAAGCAGAGTTGGCTGAATTCAAACTTGCGCGTGAAAGGGACAACCTTTGA